The window AACCAATAGCCATTCAGATATTTAGACGTCTATACGGATAGATTATTATGCACGCATCGGCGCCCGCCGCAGGGCAGTTCAAACGCAGCATGAAGGCCCGGCACCTGGTGATGTTGTCGCTGGGCGGCGTGATCGGCACCGGGCTGTTTTTCAACACCGGCTACATCATTTCCACCACCGGCGCGCTCGGCACGCTGCTGGCCTACCTGATCGGCGCGCTGGTGGTGTATCTGGTGATGCTGTGCCTGGGTGAGCTGTCGGTGGCGATGCCGGAAACCGGCGCCTTTCACGTCTACGCTTCGCGCTATCTGGGGCCGGCCACCGGCTATGCCGTCGCCTGGCTGTATTGGCTCACCTGGACAGTGGCGCTGGGCTCCAGCCTGACCGCCGCCGGATTCTGCATGCAGTACTGGTTCCCGCAGTCGCCGGTGTGGCTGTGGTGCCTGATCTTCTGCGCGGCGATTTTCCTGCTCAATGTGGTGACCACCCGCTTTTTCGCCGAAAGTGAATTCTGGTTTTCGCTGATCAAAGTGGTGACCATTCTGGCGTTCATCATTCTGGGCGGCGCCGCCATGTTCGGCCTGCTGCCGATGAAAGACGGCACCCCGGCGCCGTTCCTGCATAACCTGACCGCTTCCGGCTGGCTACCGCACGGCACGCTGCCGATCCTGATGACCATGGTGGCGGTGAACTTCGCCTTCTCCGGCACGGAACTGATCGGCATCGCCGCCGGTGAAACCGAGAACCCGGAAAAAGTCGTGCCGCTGGCGATCCGCACCACGGTGATCCGCCTGATGCTGTTCTTTATCGGCACGGTCTTCGTGCTGGCGGCGTTGATCCCGATGGATCAGGCGGGGATCGTCAAAAGCCCGTTCGTGCTGGTGTTTGAACGCATCGGTGTGCCTTACGCCGCCGATATCTTCAACTTCGTGATCCTGACCGCCATCCTGTCGGCGGCCAACTCCGGCCTGTACGCCTCCGGGCGCATGCTGTGGTCGCTGGCCCACCAGCGCACCTTGCCGGCCTACTTCGCCCGCGTCAATGCGCGCGGCATTCCGATCAACGCCCTGACCTTCAGCATGCTCGGCGGCGTGCTGGCGCTGCTGACCAGCGTGATCGCGCCGGACACGGTGTTCGTCGCCCTGTCGGCGATCTCCGGCTTTGCGGTAGTGGCGGTGTGGCTGAGCATCTGCGCGGCCCACTATGCTTTCCGCCGCGCCTACCTGCGCAGCGGCCAGCCGATAAGCGGCCTGAAATACCGCGCTCCCGGCTATCCATTGACGCCGATCCTCGGCTTTGCGCTGTGCCTGCTGGCCTGCATCGGGCTGGCGTTCGATCCGGAGCAGCGCATTGCGCTCTACTGCGGACTGCCGTTCGTCGCCCTGTGCTACCTCACCTATTTCCTGACCCGGCGCGCCGGGCAAAAAAATGCTTTGGGAGAACAACATGTCGGTTAACAACCCCGTCGCCCGCCTGCTGGCCGAACAGCCGACGCTGATCCTGGACGGCGCGCTGGCCACCGAACTGGAAGCACGCGGCTGCGACCTGACCGATCCGCTGTGGTCGGCCAAGGTGCTGATTGAAAATCCCGAGCTTATCTATCAGGTGCATCTCGATTATTTCAACGCCGGCGCCCAGTGCGCCATCACCGCCAGCTATCAGGCCACGCCGCAGGGCTTCTTGCGCCGCGGCCTGGATCAGGATCAGTCGCTGGCGCTGATCGCCAAAAGCGTGCAGCTGGCGCAGCGGGCGCGCCGCGATTATCTGGCCGCGCACCCGCAAGCGGCGCCGCTGCTGATCGCCGGCTCGGTGGGCCCGTACGGCGCCTATCTGGCCGACGGCTCGGAATACCGCGGCGACTATCGGCTGGCGCAGGATGACTTCATTGCCTTCCACCGCCCTCGCCTCGCAGCCCTGACCGCCGCCGGCGTCGATCTGCTGGCCTGCGAAACGCTGCCGTCGTTCGCCGAACTGCAGGCGCTGCTGACGCTGCTGCAGGAGTTCCCGACGCTCGGCGCCTGGTTCGCCGTCACCCTTCGCGACAGCCAACATCTCAGCGACGGCACGCCGCTGACGGAGGTCATGTCCGCGCTGCGCGGCAACCCGCAGGTGCTGGCGATCGGCATCAACTGCATCGCGCTGGACAAGGTCGCCCCGGCGTTGCGTCAACTGAACGCGCTGGCCGACAAGCCGCTGCTGGTCTACCCAAACTCCGGGGAGCACTACGATGCGGTCAGCAAAACCTGGCACGCCTGCGACGGCGAACACGGCAGCCTGGCCGATCAGGCGGCGGAGTGGCGCGCGCTCGGCGCGCAATTGATCGGCGGCTGTTGCCGCACCACACCGCAGGATATTCGCGCCATCGCCGCGCGCTGCAAGGCATAAAAAAGCCCCCGGC of the Serratia marcescens subsp. marcescens ATCC 13880 genome contains:
- the mmuP gene encoding S-methylmethionine permease is translated as MHASAPAAGQFKRSMKARHLVMLSLGGVIGTGLFFNTGYIISTTGALGTLLAYLIGALVVYLVMLCLGELSVAMPETGAFHVYASRYLGPATGYAVAWLYWLTWTVALGSSLTAAGFCMQYWFPQSPVWLWCLIFCAAIFLLNVVTTRFFAESEFWFSLIKVVTILAFIILGGAAMFGLLPMKDGTPAPFLHNLTASGWLPHGTLPILMTMVAVNFAFSGTELIGIAAGETENPEKVVPLAIRTTVIRLMLFFIGTVFVLAALIPMDQAGIVKSPFVLVFERIGVPYAADIFNFVILTAILSAANSGLYASGRMLWSLAHQRTLPAYFARVNARGIPINALTFSMLGGVLALLTSVIAPDTVFVALSAISGFAVVAVWLSICAAHYAFRRAYLRSGQPISGLKYRAPGYPLTPILGFALCLLACIGLAFDPEQRIALYCGLPFVALCYLTYFLTRRAGQKNALGEQHVG
- the mmuM gene encoding homocysteine S-methyltransferase, producing MSVNNPVARLLAEQPTLILDGALATELEARGCDLTDPLWSAKVLIENPELIYQVHLDYFNAGAQCAITASYQATPQGFLRRGLDQDQSLALIAKSVQLAQRARRDYLAAHPQAAPLLIAGSVGPYGAYLADGSEYRGDYRLAQDDFIAFHRPRLAALTAAGVDLLACETLPSFAELQALLTLLQEFPTLGAWFAVTLRDSQHLSDGTPLTEVMSALRGNPQVLAIGINCIALDKVAPALRQLNALADKPLLVYPNSGEHYDAVSKTWHACDGEHGSLADQAAEWRALGAQLIGGCCRTTPQDIRAIAARCKA